The sequence below is a genomic window from Candidatus Palauibacter australiensis.
ATCGAATCAGGGATCGAATGCAGTCCAGGAGGAATCATGACGTCGTCACGAGAAGACAGGGTCGGCAGCTCCGCGGTCGCTTTCCGGGTGGCCACCGCCGCGCTCGCGTTCGCCATCCTCGCCCCCGCCGGGCCGCTGGCCGGGCAGGAGCGGAACCCGGATCACTTCGGCCCGGCGGACGTGTTCGAACTCGAAGTCGCCGGCGATCCCCGGATCTCGCCCGACGGTTCCCGGGTCGTCTACGTGCGGTCCTCGATGGACATCATGACGGACCGTCAGCGGAGCAACCTGTGGATCGTCGACTACGACGGTTCGAACCACCGTCCGCTCCTCACCGGACAGAGGAACTTCTCGTCGCCGCGCTGGTCGCCGGACGGCACGCGGCTCCTTTACGTGGCGAGCGACGAGCACGGGAAGGCACAGCTATACCTGCGCTGGATGGACACGGGACAGACGGCCCTGCTCACGCAGCTGGAGCGAGGCCCGGGCGGGCTCTCGTGGTCCCCCGACGGGAGCACGATCGCCTTCAGCATGTTCGTCCCGGACACGCCTCCGCCCTTCGCGCAGATGCCGGCGAAGCCGGAAGGCGCGACCTGGGCGCCGCCCGCCACGACGTACGAACGGCTCTACTACCGCTCGGACAGCCAGGGCTTCCTGCCGGTCGGGTACTCCCATGTCTTCGTCCTCCCCGCGGAGGGAGGGACACCGCGTCAGGTGACGCACGGCCCCTACAACCACGGCGGGGCGCCCGAGTGGACGCCCGATTCGCAGCACCTGCTGATCTCGGCCACCCGCCGCGACGACTGGGAGTACGTGCGGGACTCCGAGATCTTCGAGTTTGCCGTTTCGGATGGGGCCGTCCGGCAGCTTACGGACCGGCGCGGCCCTGACTCGAGTCCGACGGCGTCGCCGGACGGCGGCATGATCGCCTACACCGGCTACGATGACCGTTTCCTCGG
It includes:
- a CDS encoding S9 family peptidase, which translates into the protein MTSSREDRVGSSAVAFRVATAALAFAILAPAGPLAGQERNPDHFGPADVFELEVAGDPRISPDGSRVVYVRSSMDIMTDRQRSNLWIVDYDGSNHRPLLTGQRNFSSPRWSPDGTRLLYVASDEHGKAQLYLRWMDTGQTALLTQLERGPGGLSWSPDGSTIAFSMFVPDTPPPFAQMPAKPEGATWAPPATTYERLYYRSDSQGFLPVGYSHVFVLPAEGGTPRQVTHGPYNHGGAPEWTPDSQHLLISATRRDDWEYVRDSEIFEFAVSDGAVRQLTDRRGPDSSPTASPDGGMIAYTGYDDRFLG